One window of the Zea mays cultivar B73 chromosome 3, Zm-B73-REFERENCE-NAM-5.0, whole genome shotgun sequence genome contains the following:
- the LOC542177 gene encoding PK protein, with translation MAAGGELAWGEEPVARRRPKTKIVCTLGPASRSVEMISRLLRAGMCVARFNFSHGSHEYHQETLDNLHAAMELTGILCAVMLDTKGPEIRTGFLKDGKPIQLIKGQEITISTDYSIQGDEKMISMSYKKLAVDLKPGSVILCADGTITLTVLHCDKEQGLVRCRCENTFKLGERKNVNLPGVIVDLPTLTDKDKEDILKWGVPNKIDMIALSFVRKGSDLVEVRKVLGEHAKSIMLMSKVENQEGVANFDDILANSDAFMVARGDLGMEIPIEKIFFAQKVMIFKCNIQGKPVVTATQMLESMIKSPRPTRAEATDVANAVLDGTDCVMLSGETAAGAYPELAVQTMAKICLQAESCVDHAAIFKSIMASAPIPMSPLESLASSAVRTANSARAALILVLTRGGTTARLVAKYRPSMPILSVVVPELKTDSFDWACSDEGPARHSLIVRGVIPMLSAATAKAFDNEATDEAIGFAIENAKTMGLCNTDQSVVALHRIGISSVIKLLTVK, from the exons ATGGCGGCGGGCGGTGAGTTGGCGTGGGGGGAGGAGCCCGTGGCGCGGCGCCGGCCTAAGACCAAGATCGTCTGCACGCTCGGCCCGGCGTCGCGATCCGTCGAGATGATCTCGCGCCTGCTGCGCGCCGGGATGTGCGTCGCGCGCTTCAACTTCTCCCATGGCTCCCACGAGTACCACCAGGAGACGCTCGACAACCTGCACGCCGCCATGGAGCTCACCGGGATCCTCTGCGCCGTTATGCTCGACACCAAG GGTCCAGAGATTAGAACTGGATTTTTGAAAGATGGGAAGCCTATTCAATTGATAAAAGGCCAAGAAATCACAATTTCTACAGACTATAGCATTCAGGGTGATGAGAAAATGATATCAATGAGCTACAAGAAGCTTGCTGTTGATCTGAAGCCAGGCAGTGTCATATTGTGTGCTGATGGTACCATCACTCTTACTGTTCTTCACTGTGATAAAGAACAAGGCTTGGTTCGCTGCCGCTGTGAGAACACTTTCAAGCTTGGCGAGAGGAAGAATGTTAATCTTCCAGGAGTTATTGTTGATCTCCCCACACTCACAGACAAGGACAAGGAGGACATCCTTAAATGGGGTGTTCCAAACAAGATTGACATGATTGCCTTGTCATTTGTTCGGAAGGGTTCGGATCTTGTGGAGGTTAGGAAGGTACTTGGTGAGCATGCCAAGTCCATAATGCTGATGTcaaag GTTGAGAATCAAGAGGGAGTAGCTAACTTTGATGATATCCTGGCAAACTCTGATGCTTTTATGGTGGCAAGAGGTGATTTAGGAATGGAAATTCCTATAGAGAAGATTTTCTTTGCACAGAAGGTGATGATTTTCAAGTGCAATATTCAAGGCAAGCCTGTTGTGACTGCAACCCAGATGTTGGAATCTATGATCAAGTCTCCTCGCCCtactcgggcagaagcaacggaTGTTGCAAACGCAGTTCTTGATGGCACAGACTGTGTTATGCTCAGTGGTGAGACTGCTGCTGGGGCTTATCCAGAGTTGGCGGTGCAGACTATGGCTAAGATCTGCCTGCAAGCAGAGTCTTGCGTAGACCATGCTGCTATTTTCAAATCAATCATGGCTTCAGCTCCAATTCCAATGAGTCCATTGGAGAGCCTTGCATCATCAGCTGTTCGCACAGCAAACTCTGCCAGGGCAGCACTTATCTTGGTCCTGACCAGGGGAGGAACTACTGCTAGGCTTGTAGCCAAGTATAGGCCATCCATGCCGATTCTGTCCGTTGTGGTTCCTGAGCTGAAGACAGACTCGTTCGACTGGGCCTGCAGTGACGAGGGTCCGGCAAGGCACAGCCTCATTGTGAGGGGTGTCATCCCAATGCTGAGTGCCGCCACTGCCAAGGCCTTTGACAACGAAGCCACTGACGAAGCTATTGGTTTTGCCATTGAAAATGCGAAGACGATGGGGCTATGCAACACCGATCAATCCGTTGTGGCCCTGCACCGCATCGGGATTTCATCCGTCATCAAGCTTCTTACTGTGAAGTAG
- the LOC100383341 gene encoding E3 ubiquitin-protein ligase SIRP1 isoform X1, whose translation MAEQAGVGRYWCHMCAAAVSPAEGEVEMKCPFCHSGFLEEMETARGAATDDGDGDGAVAQVHPGADRPSSIWAHAILSTVDSSARRRRNRRQQEAASDVYDWNDPEFSLRRRRVTAFLRLLHELRDRQLQRLESAAGVALEGDQLTPFGRSLFIGAAGGEHGVALGDYFLGPSLDALVQQLAENDAARHGTPPAKKEAVEAMPTVEIAGGNDDDDAASCPVCLEDYAPGERAREMPCRHRFHGNCIVPWLEMHSSCPVCRFQLPATDDKSSCSGGDGGFVSVDADREGSDNGGGDGRASSPGNAELAEAEESGRRLPPSLQWLNSLFSPSAQSSGSGGSSSHHWEN comes from the coding sequence ATGGCGGAGCAGGCGGGCGTCGGAAGGTACTGGTGCCACATGTGCGCCGCGGCCGTTAGCCCCGCGGAGGGCGAGGTGGAGATGAAGTGCCCGTTCTGCCACAGCGGCTTCCTCGAGGAGATGGAGACCGCCCGCGGGGCCGCGACCGACGACGGTGACGGCGACGGCGCGGTGGCTCAGGTGCACCCCGGCGCCGACCGCCCGAGCTCCATCTGGGCGCACGCTATCCTCAGCACGGTCGACAGCTCCGCCCGTCGCCGCCGCAACCGGCGGCAGCAGGAGGCCGCCAGCGACGTCTACGACTGGAACGACCCCGAGTTCTCGCTGCGCCGGCGGCGCGTCACCGCGTTCCTGCGGCTCCTGCACGAGCTCCGGGACCGCCAGCTGCAGCGGCTGGAGTCCGCTGCCGGCGTCGCCCTCGAAGGCGACCAGCTGACCCCGTTCGGCCGGAGCCTCTTCATCGGCGCAGCCGGCGGCGAGCATGGCGTGGCGCTGGGCGACTACTTCCTCGGCCCCAGCCTCGACGCCTTGGTACAGCAGCTCGCCGAGAACGATGCGGCGCGGCACGGAACGCCGCCGGCCAAGAAGGAGGCCGTGGAGGCAATGCCTACCGTGGAAATCGCCGGCGGCAACGATGACGACGACGCGGCCAGCTGCCCGGTCTGCCTGGAGGACTACGCGCCCGGCGAGCGCGCCCGCGAGATGCCCTGCAGGCACAGGTTCCACGGCAATTGCATCGTGCCGTGGCTCGAGATGCACAGCTCCTGCCCTGTCTGCCGGTTCCAGCTGCCGGCCACCGACGACAAGAGCTCATGCAGCGGCGGCGACGGTGGTTTCGTCAGTGTCGATGCGGATCGTGAAGGCAGTGACAACGGCGGGGGTGATGGTAGGGCAAGCTCTCCGGGCAACGCCGAGCTAGCTGAAGCTGAAGAGAGTGGCAGGCGGTTGCCGCCATCCTTGCAGTGGCTCAACAGCCTGTTCTCGCCGTCGGCGCAGTCCTCCGGTAGCGGCGGCAGCAGTTCGCATCATTGGGAGAACTAA